In Crassostrea angulata isolate pt1a10 chromosome 6, ASM2561291v2, whole genome shotgun sequence, a genomic segment contains:
- the LOC128188073 gene encoding Na(+)/citrate cotransporter-like has product MSLGKNIKKYLRRLLIWRTVFLAFLIPLVLHPIALSDSKVARAAYGVLIIAIFWVFEVLPLAVTSLLPVLIFPLLGVAKVSKVCSSYFKDTLMLFLGSLIVAVAVEKWNLHKRIALRALTLVGPNPRWLMLGIMLPCWFLSMWMSNTATTAMMVPILGAILHVMRESMTQEPVEETELVEEPEKSRVNGTTVVETLEGEEVVVKGRDRDEESRDGELDSITPNEEFVRLTKTFALCTAFAANIGGMATLTGTPPNIILKTIADELFEKAGGDSGISFANWLIIGLPLSLICLVITWLWLQVFYSRKKCFKNDSESYESVRLYLKRAYNRLGPITFQETVVLIVFIILALLWMTRNPQVVPGWGDLFEKGYTGDSIAAVLITAFLFAFPSQLPCLVKAKKRDVEESTDELRGEVEEPSEEEKWKFQPLLDWDTVNQKIPWGVLLLMGGGFAVAEACESSGLSYWVSSQLADVMRNMTTSSAALLLSLMVAAATNVTSNTATATLFLPIVGELAIDLGVHPLSFMIPVAISCSFAFMLPVGTPPNAIVFSTGYLKVKDMVVGGSLVNLVTVLILILAMMLWITPFYNLNEFPEVFKVAKNLTQSAVNGTGSMDINLPYNVTV; this is encoded by the exons ATGTCTCTaggaaaaaatatcaagaaatatttgCGGAGGCTTTTAATATGGAGGACAGTATTTCTTGCTTTTCTGATTCCACTAGTGCTACATCCTATAGCCTTATCCGATAGTAAA GTTGCAAGAGCCGCATATGGTGTTTTGATTATCGCCATTTTCTGGGTTTTTGAGGTGCTTCCATTGGCTGTCACCTCGTTACTTCCGGTGCTAATATTTCCATTACTTGGTGTGGCCAAAGTCAGCAAAGTATGCTCCAGTTACTTCAAG GACACGTTGATGCTATTTCTGGGAAGTTTGATAGTGGCTGTTGCAGTAGAAAAATGGAATTTGCATAAGAGAATAGCTCTGCGAGCTTTGACATTAGTCGGACCTAATCCGAGATG GCTGATGCTTGGGATCATGTTACCCTGTTGGTTTCTGTCCATGTGGATGAGCAACACCGCAACCACAGCAATGATGGTGCCAATCCTTGGCGCCATTCTCCACGTCATGAGAGAATCCATGACTCAAG AGCCGGTAGAGGAGACTGAGTTAGTGGAAGAGCCCGAGAAGTCCCGAGTGAACGGCACCACGGTGGTGGAGACGCTGGAGGGAGAGGAAGTGGTGGTCAAAGGCCGGGACAGGGACGA GGAGAGTCGAGACGGTGAGCTGGACAGCATCACGCCCAACGAAGAGTTCGTCCGACTGACCAAGACGTTCGCACTTTGTACGGCCTTTGCCGCTAACATAGGGGGGATGGCCACTCTAACGGGAACCCCGCCCAATATTATACTGAAGACCATAGCTGACGA GCTATTTGAAAAAGCGGGCGGTGATTCGGGGATTTCGTTCGCTAATTGGCTGATCATTGGTCTACCTTTGTCGCTGATTTGTCTGGTGATCACGTGGCTATGGTTACAGGTGTTCTACTCCCGTAAAAA GTGTTTTAAAAACGATTCGGAATCTTACGAGAGTGTAAGGTTATATCTCAAAAGAGCGTACAATCGGCTAGGGCCCATCAC GTTCCAGGAGACCGTTGTTCTGATCGTCTTTATCATCCTGGCTCTGTTGTGGATGACGAGGAACCCCCAGGTGGTGCCGGGGTGGGGGGATCTCTTTGAAAAGGG ATACACCGGCGATAGTATAGCTGCCGTGTTAATAACAGCGTTTTTATTTGCATTCCCATCGCAGTTACCCTGCCTAGTTAAAG CAAAGAAAAGAGACGTAGAGGAGAGTACGGACGAATTGAGGGGTGAGGTTGAGGAACCCTCGGAGGAGGAGAAGTGGAAGTTTCAGCCCCTACTGGACTGGGATACGGTTAACCAAAAGATCCCCTGGGGCGTGCTACTGCTGATGGGGGGCGGGTTTGCCGTAGCGGAGGCATGCGAG TCCTCAGGCCTATCCTATTGGGTGAGTTCACAGCTGGCTGACGTCATGAGGAATATGACGACGTCCTCGGCGGCGCTGTTGCTATCCCTGATGGTGGCGGCGGCGACCAATGTGACGAGTAACACCGCCACCGCCACGCTCTTCCTGCCCATTGTTGGTGAACTG GCAATAGACTTGGGTGTACACCCTCTTTCCTTCATGATTCCTGTAGCCATTTCGTGTTCATTTGCATTCATGTTGCCTGTTGGAACGCCGCCAAATGCAATTGTGTTCTCAACCGGTTATCTGAAAGTCAAAGACATG GTGGTTGGTGGTTCTCTAGTTAATCTGGTCACAGTATTAATTCTGATTTTGGCCATGATGCTGTGGATCACTCCATTCTACAACTTGAACGAGTTTCCGGAAGTGTTTAAGGTCGCCAAGAATCTCACGCAGTCAGCTGTTAACGGAACTGGGAGCATGGACATTAATCTTCCATACAATGTTACTGTATAA